In Desulfuromonas thiophila, the DNA window CCGGCGTCAGGGTATCGGGGTTGAGGCGTTTCATCTCCAGCTTGCGTGCCAGGATGAGGTTGCCGTCCTTGCCCGACAAGCCCACCGCGTTGCCGCCGAAGTGGTTGATGTTGCCGACGATTTCCTTATTCACCTTGCCGCCCAGCACCATCTCGACCACGTTCATGGTTTCGGAGTCGGTCACCCGCATGCCCTGCACGAAGTCGGTCTTGCGGCCCATTTGCGCCAGCACCTTGCCGATCTGTGGGCCGCCACCGTGGACGATCACCGGATTGAGGCCGATGAGCTTGAGCAGGATGACGTCCTTGGCGAAGCCTTCCTTGAGGGGTTCCTCCACCATGGCGTTGCCGCCGTACTTGATAACGATGGTCTTGCCGTAGAACCGTTTGATGTAGGGCAGGGCCTCCATCAGAACATTGGCTTTTTCGATCAGCTGTTGCATGGCCACAAACTCCGGGGCTGGGGATGCGGGGGCGGGTTACAGAATAAAACGGGCCAGATCCTCGTCGGCGACAATGTCGTCGAGGCGGGCGCGAACCAGGGCGGCATCGATGTGCAGCTCCTTGTCGGGCAGTTCCGGCGCGTCGAAGGAGATCTGTTCGAGCAGTTTTTCGATGATGGTGTGCAGTCGCCGGGCGCCGATGTTTTCGGTGCGGGCGTTGACCTGCGCCGCGATGCGCGCCATCTCGGCGATGGCGTCGGCGCTGAAGTGCAGGGCAATGCCCTCGGTGGCCAGCAAGGCCTGGTACTGACGCAGCAGAGCGTTGCGCGGCTCCGTCAGGATCTGGACGAATTCCGCTTCGCCGAGGCTGTCGAGCTCGACCCGGATCGGAAAGCGGCCCTGCAGTTCCGGGATCAGGTCGGACGGTTTGGCCACATGGAAGGCGCCAGCGGCGATGAACAGAATGTGGTCGGTCTTGACCGGACCGTACTTGGTGTTGACCGTACTGCCCTCGACAATCGGCAGGATATCGCGCTGCACCCCTTCGCGGGAAATCTCCGGTCCCTGGCCCTGTTCACGGCTGGCAACCTTGTCGATTTCGTCGATGAAGATCATGCCGCTCTGTTCGCAGCGCTGCCGCGCCAGGGTTTGGATCTGGTCGGTATCCAGGAGTTTTTCGGCCTGTTCGGCGATCAGCAGTTCCCGTGCCTCCCGTACCCGCAGGCGCCGGCGGCGGGTTTTCTTGGGGAACAGGTTGCCGAACATCTCCTTGAGGTTAAGGCCCATATCCTCAGCGCCCGGCGGTGTCATCACCTGCATGGCCGGGATGGCCGCCTCCTGGGTTTCCAGTTCGACAAAGCGTTCGTCCAACTCGCCCAGCCGCAGCAGCCGGCGCAGCTTGTCGCGCGTGGCGTTGTCGCTCTCACCGCTGGCGGCGTTGTGGCGCTCACCCGGCAGCAGCAGATCGAGCAGCTTGTCCTCGGCCTGCTCTTCGGCCTTGAGACGCACCTTGGCGGTTTCTTCCTCGCGCACCAGCACGATGGCGGCTTCCACCAGGTCGCGCACCATGCTTTCGACATCGCGGCCGACATAGCCGACCTCGGTGAATTTGCTGGCTTCGACCTTGACGAAGGGCGCCTGCGCCAGGCGGGCCAGACGGCGGGCGATCTCGGTCTTGCCGACGCCGGTGGGACCGATCAGGATGATGTTCTTCGGTGTGATCTCGTCGCGCAGCTCATCGCTGACCTGCTGACGCCGCCAGCGGTTGCGCAGAGCCACGGCCACGGCTCGTTTGGCGCGGTTCTGGCCGATGATGTAACGGTCGAGTTCGGAGACGATTTCGCGCGGCGTGAAATTGGTCATCAGAGCACTTCCAGGCGGATGTGGTCGTTGGTGTAGATGCAAATCTCCGCTGCGATGGTGAGAGCCTGGCGGGCGATGTCAGCGGCACCGAGATCGCTGTGGCGCAGCAGTGCCCGACCGGCCGCCAGGGCATAGGCACCACCGGAGCCGATGGCGGCGACCCCGTCATCCGGTTCGATGACATCGCCGGCGCCGGAGAGGATCAGGGTCTGGTCTCGGCTGGCCACCAGCAGCAGGGCCTCGAGACGGCGCAACACCCGGTCACTGCGCCAGTCGCGCGCCAGGGCCACGGCGGCGCGGGCCAGTTGCCCCTGTTGCGTCTTGAGTTTGTCCTCGAACTTCTCGAACAGGGTGAAGGCGTCGGCGGTGCTGCCGGCAAAGCCGGCCAGAACCTGC includes these proteins:
- the hslU gene encoding ATP-dependent protease ATPase subunit HslU, with the protein product MTNFTPREIVSELDRYIIGQNRAKRAVAVALRNRWRRQQVSDELRDEITPKNIILIGPTGVGKTEIARRLARLAQAPFVKVEASKFTEVGYVGRDVESMVRDLVEAAIVLVREEETAKVRLKAEEQAEDKLLDLLLPGERHNAASGESDNATRDKLRRLLRLGELDERFVELETQEAAIPAMQVMTPPGAEDMGLNLKEMFGNLFPKKTRRRRLRVREARELLIAEQAEKLLDTDQIQTLARQRCEQSGMIFIDEIDKVASREQGQGPEISREGVQRDILPIVEGSTVNTKYGPVKTDHILFIAAGAFHVAKPSDLIPELQGRFPIRVELDSLGEAEFVQILTEPRNALLRQYQALLATEGIALHFSADAIAEMARIAAQVNARTENIGARRLHTIIEKLLEQISFDAPELPDKELHIDAALVRARLDDIVADEDLARFIL
- the hslV gene encoding ATP-dependent protease subunit HslV encodes the protein MFRGTTIVCIRRDDQVALAGDGQVSLGQTVMKQGACKIRRLHDQQVLAGFAGSTADAFTLFEKFEDKLKTQQGQLARAAVALARDWRSDRVLRRLEALLLVASRDQTLILSGAGDVIEPDDGVAAIGSGGAYALAAGRALLRHSDLGAADIARQALTIAAEICIYTNDHIRLEVL